In Salinarimonas sp., a genomic segment contains:
- a CDS encoding c-type cytochrome, which yields MRTGPLIRAMLLVAIGGTMVVTFARAQGDARDLARGEHILRENCAECHAIGLTDESPYAPAPAFRTLSENYPVRMLEEALGEGILVAHEGVRQMPELSFSPEDVGDIVAYLKSIQPDG from the coding sequence ATGCGCACCGGCCCCCTGATCCGAGCCATGCTGCTCGTCGCCATCGGCGGGACCATGGTCGTGACCTTCGCCCGCGCCCAGGGCGACGCGCGCGACCTCGCCCGCGGCGAGCACATCCTGCGCGAGAACTGCGCCGAGTGCCACGCGATCGGGCTCACCGACGAGAGCCCCTACGCGCCCGCCCCTGCCTTCCGCACGCTGTCCGAGAACTATCCCGTCCGGATGCTGGAGGAGGCGCTCGGCGAGGGCATTCTCGTCGCGCACGAGGGCGTGCGCCAGATGCCCGAGCTCTCCTTCTCCCCCGAGGACGTCGGCGACATCGTCGCCTACCTGAAATCGATCCAGCCGGACGGGTGA
- a CDS encoding TRAP transporter large permease, whose product MDPITLGGLVAVVTVFVLFSGVSVANGLLIVSAGFLVAFDGLRSLELMPEIFFGKLSNFALLSIPMFIIMGAAIASTRAGADLYEALERWLTRVPGGLVVSNLGACALFSAMSGSSPATCAAIGKMGIPEMRKRGYPDTVASGSIAAGGTLGILIPPSVTMIVYGIATETSIGRLFLAGVVPGLLLVGLFMAWSVFETWKSGAAHVALGKVRYSWGEKIEILPRVLPFLAIILGVLYAMYGGIATPSETAAVGALLCIVVAIAVYRLFDVRSLWAVLRDSTRESVMILFIIGAAGVFSYMLSSLFVTQAIAAWITELDANPWVLMFAINVFLLIAGFFLPPVAVILMAAPILLPIVTSAGFDPYWFAVVLTINMEIGLITPPVGLNLYVINSIAPDIKLKTILVGSMPYVGCMVLAILLLCVFPGLATWLPDLVMGPAR is encoded by the coding sequence ATGGACCCGATCACGCTGGGCGGCCTCGTCGCGGTCGTCACGGTCTTCGTCCTGTTCTCCGGCGTGTCGGTGGCCAACGGGCTCCTCATCGTCTCGGCCGGCTTCCTCGTCGCCTTCGACGGCCTGCGCTCCCTCGAGCTGATGCCGGAGATCTTCTTCGGCAAGCTCTCGAACTTCGCGCTGCTGTCGATCCCGATGTTCATCATCATGGGCGCCGCCATCGCCTCGACGCGGGCGGGCGCGGATCTCTACGAGGCGCTCGAGCGCTGGCTCACCCGCGTGCCGGGCGGCCTCGTCGTCTCCAATCTCGGCGCCTGCGCGCTGTTCTCGGCCATGTCCGGCTCCTCGCCCGCGACCTGCGCGGCGATCGGCAAGATGGGCATCCCCGAGATGCGCAAGCGCGGCTATCCGGACACGGTGGCGTCGGGCTCCATCGCGGCGGGCGGCACGCTCGGCATCCTGATCCCGCCCTCCGTGACGATGATCGTCTACGGCATCGCCACCGAGACCTCGATCGGGCGGCTCTTCCTCGCGGGCGTGGTGCCGGGGCTGCTGCTGGTGGGCCTGTTCATGGCCTGGTCGGTGTTCGAGACCTGGAAGAGCGGCGCCGCTCACGTGGCGCTCGGCAAGGTGCGCTATTCCTGGGGCGAGAAGATCGAGATCCTGCCGCGCGTCCTGCCCTTCCTCGCCATCATCCTCGGCGTGCTCTACGCCATGTACGGCGGCATCGCGACGCCCTCCGAGACGGCGGCCGTGGGCGCGCTGCTCTGCATCGTCGTCGCGATCGCCGTCTATCGGCTCTTCGACGTGCGCTCGCTCTGGGCGGTCTTGCGGGACTCGACCCGCGAGAGCGTGATGATCCTGTTCATCATCGGGGCGGCGGGCGTGTTCTCCTACATGCTGTCGAGCCTGTTCGTGACGCAGGCGATCGCGGCCTGGATCACGGAGCTCGACGCCAACCCGTGGGTCCTGATGTTCGCGATCAACGTCTTCCTGCTGATCGCGGGCTTCTTCCTGCCGCCGGTGGCGGTGATCCTGATGGCGGCGCCGATCCTGCTGCCCATCGTCACGAGCGCCGGCTTCGACCCGTACTGGTTCGCCGTGGTGCTGACGATCAACATGGAGATCGGGCTCATCACGCCCCCCGTCGGCCTCAATCTCTACGTGATCAACTCCATCGCGCCCGACATCAAGCTCAAGACCATCCTCGTCGGCTCGATGCCCTACGTCGGCTGCATGGTGCTGGCGATCCTGCTGCTCTGCGTCTTCCCGGGCCTCGCGACCTGGCTGCCGGACCTGGTCATGGGGCCCGCACGCTGA
- a CDS encoding TRAP transporter small permease, with the protein MAHSVPKPARPGPVAALSRVVGAISVVCGVIAAGMIFASVVITCQMIVVRFVLGDSTIWQTEAVIYLMIGATLVGLPYVQKLRGHVNVDLVPGLLPPALRRALALVVLLASIAVLGIMLWYGFELFHVAWSRGWTSDTVWGAPLWVPYLAMPVGFGLFVLQLVADLIEALAGGEA; encoded by the coding sequence ATGGCGCATTCCGTGCCGAAGCCCGCGCGACCCGGCCCCGTCGCGGCCCTGTCCCGCGTCGTCGGAGCGATCTCCGTCGTCTGCGGCGTGATCGCCGCGGGCATGATCTTCGCCTCCGTGGTGATCACCTGCCAGATGATCGTCGTGCGCTTCGTGCTCGGCGACTCCACCATCTGGCAGACCGAGGCCGTCATCTACCTGATGATCGGCGCGACCCTGGTCGGCCTGCCCTACGTGCAGAAGCTGCGCGGCCACGTGAACGTCGATCTCGTGCCGGGCCTGCTGCCGCCCGCCTTGCGCCGGGCGCTCGCGCTCGTCGTGCTCCTCGCCTCCATCGCGGTGCTCGGAATCATGCTCTGGTACGGCTTCGAGCTGTTCCACGTCGCCTGGAGCCGCGGCTGGACGTCGGACACGGTGTGGGGCGCGCCGCTCTGGGTGCCCTATCTCGCCATGCCCGTCGGGTTCGGCCTGTTCGTGCTCCAGCTCGTCGCCGACCTGATCGAGGCGCTCGCCGGGGGAGAGGCCTGA